Below is a genomic region from Prunus persica cultivar Lovell chromosome G3, Prunus_persica_NCBIv2, whole genome shotgun sequence.
TGGTAAATTTGTAGTAGACCCTGCTTGTTGCAAGGCCTTCCAAGCAATTGACCAGAATTGCTTGCTGAAAATGTTCCCATTATTTCCTTCATTTCCTCCATTGATCAAGAGCAACTGTGCTAAGTAAATGCTGCTGCTCCTAAAGCAGGTAAGTCAAAGCAGTAGTAGGCAGTTGTGAGGACAATTCTTGCAGGAAATAAGTTGCTTTAGTGATAGCCGTGCATAGTTTTACCTTTGGTGCCACTTCTGTAGGCTTCAAAAGTTTGATATGTAATTGAAAGAGAACAGCTGCTGATGGACCTTTTAAAATAAGAGAATAACAGCTTATGGTCTCAATAAATaagtctctgtctctgtctctctctgtctctctctctctctgatgcttcaaaattttgatttgtatttgaaaGAGAATAACTGCTGATGGATCTTTTAAAATAAGAGAATAACAGCTTATGGTCTCATTGAAATAAGTCTAGTTCGGCCAAATTTGTGTCTTTCTTCCCGTGGCCagaagaaaatggaaaggGGCAACACTAACCTCTTTCCCCAAGTAAAAGTTACAAAGTgcaaagagaaaagaattTTATATAACACTGGGAATTGAATTACAACATTGTCCAAACAGGAAGAACAAGATCTTGATACAATTAATACCGTATTCTTGAAATCTCTCTACCCcctcccaaaaacaaaaaacaaagaatgagAGAGATGCACACTTGATGCAGAAAACGTATAAACAGTGGTTTTCTGCTCTGTAGAAATTGtaagtattttatttgtaCTTATAAATGAACATACAGGTATACTACTTTGTGAAGACAAACCACTCTTGTTGTTGCTGTTCAGTTAGACAGCACAGACAATGCTCGTTGATCGGTTCCATATAGCTGGTGAGGAGAAACGACTGTTTTTCAAGTTCATTGCCGAGTTAAAACTCCAGATGCTGCATATAAATGACACAGCCATAGGAAAGCAGGACccggaagaaaatatatgggaAACTGTAGTGCCTGGCTTAAGGATGCGTAAAGAAGTGCCGCCACAAGATGCAGGAGTGCAGAAGGTGGTGTTTGGCTAATATAAGAAGCTGACAGGAAAATGTAGCTTTCCACTCTCACTGGGAAATATTACAAAGCATAGGAAAACCTGAAGAGAATACAAGTGAAAATTGAGAGACTATAAAGACAAATTGTCAAGAATATATTCGGAAAATGCATCCATCAAATACTTGAAGTCCCAGATTCTCTGTTACAAGAGCATGCAAAGGAACAAACATACAACTGAGAGTTATCAaggccaaaacaaaaagtaaattaGTGCATAGATAATGAAACCTGGagattttagtttttcttcATAAAGCGCCATTTTTAAACACTGGTAAATACAAACAAATAGGCACATGCACTTAAGTGCAGAAGATAAACCCAGactaaaagataaaaacacaaaaacaattaGAATATAGAGAGAGGAATATATCCCTGATCTAAGTGGCAGGTTACATGGAGAGAGAAAGTAGGAGAAAGCAAAgctttaaaaaggaaaaaagataatatgaaaGGTAGTTACAGAATGTAAAAATTGCTTACAGGACGAGACAATCTGCAGAACAAATACTTCCAACTAATAAAGGCCCAACATTCTTAGCTCTGTCACATGGCTGGGGTCTAACTCGGGGGCattcttattattttctcGGTCTTCTACAACATATTCCTGGCATCATAAAATTTCTTGATCCATCAGTTGAAAATATATGATAAGAGTTAAATGCTTCAAACGAACTATTAGACTTAGTTTACAAATCATGCTATCCAGAAAGGCAACAGAAAAGATGATAATACAGCATCCCACATGAAATACACTAGTAATACAAATTTCTTTTGGTAGTCTTGGTAAAACTTGTTCAGAAGTGCCAATAGAAAGATGAATATAGAGTAAGGATTTCCAACAAATGATCAAGGAAACTTGAGTCCAAAATGCACAAAGGTACCAGTCAATTCAGTTGGAATAATTTAAATACAGCTCTGTTCCACACATTATGTCTATGAAGAATCATATTACATGTAGAGCATACTGAATGATATGTTGCTAtttcttttgaacaaaaaaacttaattaaaacaacctgaaaaaaagaagttcataACTTAGAATATAACTGTTAGTCTGGAATGCCAGTAAGTTTCATTAGGAATAGTTTAAAGTTCAAAAGTAAGCTCAAAGTAGCAGTTAACAAACCTTTGTTAATTCTTGTTTGGCAAGAACATGGTAATGCCGTTCATTGATTCTCTGTCCACATATTATGGCTATGAAGAAGCCGTAAAGCAACCCCAccaaaacaatagctaaaactGCAACAAAATAATAGATACTATTAGATTGCAATTAGTGTAATCATATCAAGGTAGGTAAaaactctctttttctttctttctttttggggtgGGGAGTGGGGGAAGAAGGCATTGCCACTAATAGAAGGGTTGGATTAACTGCACAGCTAAAGGGTTTCATGAGAGACGACCCCTTTGCAAGAAATGGAATCATTTTCAGTGCTTCAACTTAAGTGCACAGCTCAATCAGAAACTCTGCAAATGATGATAATCTGGGTTTATGTGTGGGGGGATGTCTTACACAAagaaataacatatattataggGAGTTCAGAGGGCAGCCAGGAGTTACATACCAGCCATAGTGTAAAACCCATATGGGTGCTCCTCGTAACCAAACATCTCCCTTAGTTCATCTCCATATAATTTGTATACCATCACTCCCAAGAATGCCACAATCTGATAAAAGCAAATATTCTTAAAAGTTTAAGACTGTCAGAACTAAGGAAGTCTTATATCTTCTTCTATAGAAGTTTGTTACTTGATAGAACTTGATAAAATAGAACTAACTGGAAACCTAACAGTAATGTTTAGAGtcaccaaaaatgggaaaatttAAATACAATTTCAATCAATTCTAACAGTACCCTTCTATAACCCCAGTTTAAAATATAACAGCACCATACAAATGTCTTCTGTTACTAACTAGTTCTTCTGTAGGCCATGCAAAGTTAAATGAAACTTAGGGAAAAGTACCCTTTTTTCGTTGGGAAAACTACCTGTTGATAAAATTATATGAACAATATTAAATTGTTTGTAAACATACCAGCTGCAcgataatgaaaataaatgcATGGTCTCTCGCAACAAGGAACTGGAATTTCAATCTCAACCACCAGCGGTCAGGAGGGACATTTGCTCGTAATATGAACACTGCCCTGCATTCTGTACAATGAGCAAAAGCAAAGCCCTCCTGAAGAAATAAAGGATATGGATAATTAATACCAAGCCTCCAcaacagaaaaataatatttagaGAATAGATAACAATTGCATTTATTTGACTACCTTAAGTGCCTACATGATTATCTACAATTCCATTattctaaaagaaaaattctgaagaaaaaaaaattcatctgCAGGTCACGAGGAAGGGTCAGcgatgaagaaagaaatcttCACCTTTGTTGACCTCCAATTATCAAGACATGATCTATGGACATGCTTCTGAGTACCTCTGCAATGGCATGGAGCAATTAAGTCTTCccctgaaaaataaataagcacGCACCCTAACATATTTGAATTGCTGGCCACCTATATAAAGATAGATCAAAAAGGTACTGAACTACGGTTAACTGCGTATCCTCATCATCTAAACCTTTCTCTGAAAACTAATGGTGACAGTGAAACCAAAGATACACAAAGAGATGCCAGGAAATACAAGAAGAACCTTCTTCAGTATCAAGGCAAATACGGCATTGTGGGTGCTCGGGATTCACCAACTTCGAATTTTCATCGACGTCCAGATTTTGTGACTCTTCATCATTAGCAGCAAAATCACCTTGCACAGCTGTAATTTCACATGAGGATGAAGATTCTGTGGGTCTCTGTGAAATGTCCGACTGACATAAGATGGGTTCACATTCTGTAATATCTTCCTTGCGACTATCATTTGATACTAATTGCATTGCGAAGAATGTTGAGTCAGGAATACAAAGAAAACGTCATTTCCAGTGCTGTAGCTCCTACAGACCATTTCAATCGGAACATGGAAACCTATAAAATAGACAAAAAGTACACCAGTTAGGAACCAAAATCTGCATTACATGTCAAGGTGTTGTTACTTGTTAGATatggaaattaaaatcaattccagtactaaaaataataatctaacATTCTAAACTGCTCTAAGAACTTTCCATAAAACATCCACATGGACAAGTATAAACTATATGGTCTTTCAAGTTCAACACCCAACCTCTACTCCAATCAAGATTAATGTATCAAAACATCTGCAGAAATTTTGATGATTCGAAAGTAGAAGGCTAAGGATGAAGATACCAAGTATCAATCAAGAACAAACAGAAGTTCTTAGCAAAAAATGAATATGTCTCTAAGCAGAAGCATAGCAAACAATTGATATTGATTACGTTCATAGGTAGGATACAAACTCTTGAAACCAGCCTAACATGTAACATGAGTCTAATTACCAGCTTATGATAAAAACATGTTCTTTGCTTTGAATTTCTTAAGGAGATAATCCCTTTCTCAGTTTGGCCATGACAATTATGTAAAATTAGCAAAAATTTCCAACTTTACTAATCTGTAGAGAGCATCAACTTCAACTCCAGCTTTCAAGTTCCCTAATTATACAACTGTCCATACAAAGAAGCTTCATTTCTTccccaagaaaaaaacagaaaatgcaataaatatattttatgcaaatcaaaatccaaaaatgtgatgaacaaagtacaataatcACATCGAAAGCTTCGGAATTTAATCAACAAACTAGTAAATTTCGAGCaaagattgaatctttttgAGATCAATTAAGGGGCTGACCTGCAATTTAGCAATTCAGGAAGATCGGCATGGCACTGAAACAATGCAGGCATCAATTGGATGAACAATTTGAGAATCGAATTCTAGGGTTCTTATGAATTGAAGTGATACGGTGGACTTTGAAGGGACCGAGGGTGATTGACAAAAGTTGggatttttttgtatttggtttttttttttataaattttattttaaatgcagGCCTTGAAAACAGTCAGATGGTGTTAGTGCAGGCAAAAGAAATGAGTAATCATGCAAACATCAAaagataaatagattttgaatactaaataaatacaaaataacaaacaaaaatatggataaaatctgtaccaaaacaaaatatgtatAAAATACCTGAGTGTATAATTGGAAGATTTTATTCTATATTCAGCAAAAAAGTCAGCCAAAAGTATAGACAATATAAATGACAAGTTTATAAATTGgataggtaaaaaaaaatgtccaAAAATACACCAATGCTTATGATATGAGCTGatcaattttatattgaaatcacattattttgaaggaaaaaataataataaattgttGTTAGGATAAAGAACTTGGTGCCACTGATTCAAGGCAAAGTCTTGGT
It encodes:
- the LOC18783756 gene encoding E3 ubiquitin-protein ligase MARCH1 isoform X1; protein product: MQLVSNDSRKEDITECEPILCQSDISQRPTESSSSCEITAVQGDFAANDEESQNLDVDENSKLVNPEHPQCRICLDTEEGEDLIAPCHCRGTQKHVHRSCLDNWRSTKEGFAFAHCTECRAVFILRANVPPDRWWLRLKFQFLVARDHAFIFIIVQLIVAFLGVMVYKLYGDELREMFGYEEHPYGFYTMAVLAIVLVGLLYGFFIAIICGQRINERHYHVLAKQELTKEYVVEDRENNKNAPELDPSHVTELRMLGLY
- the LOC18783756 gene encoding uncharacterized protein LOC18783756 isoform X2, with the protein product MQLVSNDSRKEDITECEPILCQSDISQRPTESSSSCEITAVQGDFAANDEESQNLDVDENSKLVNPEHPQCRICLDTEEGEDLIAPCHCRGTQKHVHRSCLDNWRSTKIVAFLGVMVYKLYGDELREMFGYEEHPYGFYTMAVLAIVLVGLLYGFFIAIICGQRINERHYHVLAKQELTKEYVVEDRENNKNAPELDPSHVTELRMLGLY